The Hyphococcus flavus genome contains a region encoding:
- the rimP gene encoding ribosome maturation factor RimP, with protein sequence MAGEGLYNRSNAIGFDKRAPRGPLFRSGGAHLELLFLTLETRLFDLITPVVDAAGFELVRVRMTGGKTMTLQVMAERPDKTMTAEDCARLSRALSPVLEEADPIEGNYNLEVSSPGIDRPLVREKDFEDWQGWPAKLELNRLVEGRKRFKGVLAGLDDGKIAFDIEGEDETALFPMEWIANAQLILTEDLIRETMKAEKEDRQAINEQP encoded by the coding sequence ATGGCTGGAGAAGGCCTATATAACCGCTCAAACGCTATCGGATTTGATAAGCGGGCCCCGCGGGGCCCGCTTTTTCGTTCCGGCGGCGCTCATTTGGAGCTGCTATTTTTGACGCTTGAAACGCGCCTTTTTGACCTCATCACACCGGTTGTCGACGCCGCCGGTTTTGAACTGGTGCGTGTTCGCATGACGGGCGGCAAGACCATGACGCTTCAGGTGATGGCCGAGCGTCCGGACAAGACCATGACGGCGGAAGATTGCGCACGGCTGTCGCGCGCGTTGTCGCCGGTGCTGGAAGAGGCCGACCCGATTGAAGGGAATTACAATCTTGAGGTCTCTTCGCCGGGGATCGACCGGCCGCTGGTTCGGGAAAAGGATTTTGAGGATTGGCAGGGCTGGCCCGCCAAATTGGAACTGAACCGGCTCGTCGAAGGCCGCAAGCGCTTCAAGGGCGTTTTGGCCGGACTCGATGACGGAAAAATCGCTTTCGATATCGAGGGCGAAGACGAAACGGCGCTCTTTCCCATGGAGTGGATCGCCAATGCGCAATTGATCCTGACCGAGGATCTTATTCGCGAAACCATGAAGGCGGAAAAAGAAGACCGCCAAGCTATTAACGAGCAGCCTTAA
- the nusA gene encoding transcription termination factor NusA, protein MTAISANKLELIQIADAVAREKSIDKSLVIEAMEDALARAARTRYGHETLVKAEINPKTGETRLWRLLEVVDEIENDQTQITVADARHRNPEAEVGDFMSEPLPPMDFGRQAAMGAKQVITQKVREAERDRQYEDFKDRVSEIINGIIKRVEYGHVIVDLGKAEAIIRRDQQLPRENYRNGDRVRAYIMDVRRETRGPQIFLSRSHPQFMAKLFEQEVPEVYDGVIEIKAVARDPGSRAKIGVYSKDAGIDPVGACVGMRGSRVQAVVNELGGEKIDIVPWNENDATFVVNALAPAEVTKVVLDEELMRIEVVVPDEQLSLAIGRRGQNVRLASQLSGYEIDIMTEEEESAKRQEEFRVRSELFMAGLDVDDMMAGLLVSEGFAKIEELAFIDVEELMEIDGLDEETAEELQARARDYIEEENKKLDEKRKEMGVADDILEVEGLDLKMVVTLGENDVKSLEDLAGCATDDLTGWTERVDGERKHYDGILEQYKITAEEAEDLIMRTRVMAGWITQEDLDAMRAEEAEQENEEAETEATA, encoded by the coding sequence ATGACCGCCATTAGCGCCAACAAGCTTGAATTGATTCAGATCGCCGACGCCGTCGCGCGCGAAAAATCAATCGACAAATCGCTTGTTATCGAGGCCATGGAAGATGCGCTCGCCCGTGCGGCGCGCACCCGTTACGGTCATGAGACGCTGGTCAAGGCGGAGATCAATCCGAAAACCGGCGAAACCCGGCTGTGGCGTTTGCTCGAAGTCGTCGATGAAATCGAAAATGATCAGACACAGATCACTGTTGCTGACGCGCGTCACCGCAATCCGGAAGCCGAGGTTGGCGACTTCATGTCAGAGCCGTTGCCGCCGATGGATTTTGGCCGCCAGGCGGCCATGGGCGCCAAGCAGGTCATCACCCAGAAAGTGCGTGAAGCTGAACGTGACCGTCAGTATGAAGACTTTAAAGATCGCGTCAGCGAAATCATCAACGGCATCATCAAGCGGGTCGAATACGGCCACGTGATTGTCGATCTTGGCAAAGCCGAGGCGATTATCCGCCGCGACCAGCAATTGCCGCGTGAGAATTACCGCAATGGCGATCGTGTGCGCGCTTACATCATGGATGTGCGCCGCGAGACGCGGGGCCCGCAAATCTTTCTTTCCCGTTCGCATCCTCAGTTCATGGCGAAACTGTTCGAGCAGGAAGTGCCGGAAGTTTATGACGGCGTGATTGAAATCAAGGCTGTGGCGCGCGATCCGGGCAGTCGCGCTAAGATCGGCGTTTACTCTAAAGACGCGGGCATTGATCCTGTCGGCGCCTGCGTCGGCATGCGGGGTTCTCGCGTGCAGGCGGTGGTGAACGAGCTTGGCGGCGAAAAGATCGACATCGTGCCGTGGAACGAAAACGACGCGACTTTTGTCGTTAATGCGCTCGCGCCGGCGGAAGTCACCAAGGTCGTGCTCGACGAAGAATTGATGCGCATCGAGGTCGTCGTGCCGGATGAGCAATTGTCGCTCGCCATTGGCCGTCGCGGCCAGAATGTGCGCCTCGCCTCACAACTTTCCGGTTATGAAATCGATATCATGACCGAGGAAGAAGAGAGCGCCAAGCGTCAGGAAGAATTCCGTGTACGTTCAGAACTCTTCATGGCTGGCCTTGATGTTGACGACATGATGGCAGGCCTTCTTGTTTCAGAAGGTTTCGCCAAGATTGAGGAACTGGCCTTTATCGACGTTGAGGAATTGATGGAAATCGACGGCCTCGACGAAGAAACGGCTGAAGAGCTTCAGGCGCGCGCGCGTGATTACATCGAGGAAGAAAACAAAAAGCTCGATGAGAAGCGCAAGGAGATGGGCGTCGCCGACGACATTCTTGAAGTCGAAGGGCTTGATCTGAAAATGGTCGTGACGCTCGGCGAGAACGACGTGAAGTCGCTTGAAGATCTCGCCGGATGCGCAACCGATGATCTGACGGGTTGGACCGAGCGGGTCGATGGCGAGCGCAAGCACTACGACGGCATATTGGAGCAGTACAAAATCACGGCTGAAGAAGCTGAGGATTTGATCATGCGCACGCGCGTCATGGCGGGCTGGATCACCCAGGAAGATCTTGATGCGATGCGTGCGGAGGAAGCGGAACAGGAAAACGAGGAGGCCGAGACTGAAGCAACCGCATGA
- the metK gene encoding methionine adenosyltransferase, whose amino-acid sequence MARQSYLFTSESVSEGHPDKVCDRISDEIVDLMYREAQAAGMNPWDVRTACETLTTTNKVVIAGEVRAPENLMDGAGGVNPDKFVSVARDAIKDIGYEQDGFHWQTADIDVLLHGQSADIAQGVDKASDANAEGAGDQGIMFGYACRETPSLMPAPIYYSHKILQDLASARHAKAGDAALLGPDAKSQVTVRYRNAEAVEITSIVLSTQHLDAGWDSAKVREVVEPYIRQSVTELAIAEDCVWHVNPTGKFVIGGPDGDAGLTGRKIIVDTYGGAAPHGGGAFSGKDTTKVDRSAAYAARYLAKNVVAAELADRCTIQLSYAIGVASPLSVYVDLHDTGKVQEEAVEMAIREVMDLSPSGIRRTLDLNKPIYARTAAYGHFGRDPDADGGFSWEKTDLVDALKNAV is encoded by the coding sequence ATGGCGCGTCAGTCCTATCTTTTTACCAGCGAAAGCGTTTCTGAAGGTCATCCGGACAAGGTCTGTGATCGTATTTCCGACGAGATCGTCGATCTTATGTATCGGGAAGCTCAAGCCGCGGGAATGAATCCGTGGGACGTGCGCACGGCCTGTGAAACCCTGACGACGACAAACAAAGTTGTCATCGCCGGCGAGGTCCGCGCGCCGGAAAACCTCATGGACGGGGCGGGCGGCGTAAACCCGGATAAGTTCGTTTCCGTAGCGCGGGATGCGATCAAGGATATCGGCTACGAACAGGACGGTTTTCACTGGCAGACGGCGGATATCGACGTTCTTCTGCATGGTCAGTCGGCCGATATCGCCCAAGGCGTTGATAAAGCGTCTGACGCCAACGCCGAAGGGGCGGGGGACCAGGGCATCATGTTCGGCTACGCCTGCCGTGAAACCCCAAGCCTGATGCCGGCGCCGATCTATTACAGCCACAAGATTCTGCAGGACCTGGCTTCCGCGCGCCACGCCAAGGCCGGCGACGCCGCCTTGCTGGGGCCCGATGCTAAAAGTCAGGTAACGGTGCGCTATCGCAATGCCGAAGCTGTTGAGATCACCTCGATTGTTCTGTCCACGCAGCATCTCGATGCGGGCTGGGACTCAGCCAAGGTGCGCGAGGTGGTGGAGCCCTATATTCGCCAGTCCGTTACTGAGCTCGCCATCGCCGAGGATTGCGTCTGGCACGTCAATCCGACCGGCAAGTTTGTTATTGGCGGGCCTGACGGCGACGCGGGACTGACAGGGCGCAAAATCATCGTTGATACTTATGGCGGCGCGGCGCCTCATGGCGGCGGCGCGTTCTCGGGCAAGGATACGACCAAGGTTGACCGTTCGGCGGCTTACGCGGCGCGGTACCTTGCGAAAAACGTTGTTGCGGCGGAGCTTGCCGATCGCTGCACGATCCAGCTTTCCTATGCGATCGGCGTTGCTTCGCCGTTGTCGGTCTATGTGGACCTGCATGACACCGGCAAAGTGCAGGAAGAGGCGGTGGAAATGGCGATCCGCGAGGTTATGGACCTTTCGCCCTCGGGCATTCGCCGTACGCTCGATCTCAACAAGCCGATCTATGCGCGCACGGCGGCATACGGCCATTTCGGGCGCGACCCTGACGCTGACGGCGGCTTTTCCTGGGAGAAAACCGATCTTGTCGACGCGCTGAAAAACGCGGTTTAA
- the infB gene encoding translation initiation factor IF-2 — translation MSDDVETETKSKSPRRPLTLRRTETGAVKQSFSHGRSKTVVVETKRRRVLTPKKGDEAKPEAKESEAPEKKSARPIVKPAAKPKAKEAEKPDEADDKKQGSVLRTLSDDEKQARAEALATARREQQARAKREAAERAEREAREAEERTKLEEDRKRQAIEEEKRAKEAEARRKAEEEAREALEEEERERKKRNAAKADARAKGKEPEAERQADADPDNPLAQLGGRLKTRRKGGDDRRDTSKAKESPRRRSGKLTIANALDDEERQRSLASVKRAREREKQARQQRAGGGARVVRDVIIPETITVQELAARMSMRAVDLVKELMKQGQMVTANATLDADTAQLVAEDLGHAVKRVSEADVEEGLGGAADTDADMKSRPPVVTIMGHVDHGKTSLLDALRQTDVVAGEAGGITQHIGAYQVDLGNERKITFLDTPGHAAFTQMRARGAKVTDIIILVVAADDSIMPQTEEAISHAKAAGVPIIVAINKVDKPDADPNKVRTDLLQYEIQVESMGGDVQDVEVSALKKMNLDGLQEAILLQSELLELKANPDRPAEGAVVEGRLDKGRGAVATMLVERGTLKRGDIMVVGSEWGKVRAMSDDKGAQVKEAGPAYPVEILGLNGVPEPGDTFHVVESEARAREIAEFRQRQRREKAAAKSSGTSLEQMMAQLQDSEIKEMPIVIKGDVQGSIEAIVGALDKMSTDEVRVRVLHTGVGGISESDVILAEASNAPVIGFNVRANKQARDEAERSGVEIRYYSVIYDLIDDIKAVLSGMLDPELRETFLGNAEILEVFSISKHGKVAGCRVSEGKVERGAKVRLIRDDVVIHEGELSQLKRFKDDVNEVPAGQECGMSFANYEDMKAGDVIECFRVEKVTRTL, via the coding sequence ATGAGCGACGACGTCGAAACAGAAACGAAATCGAAATCGCCACGGCGACCGCTGACGCTGCGCCGCACGGAAACGGGTGCGGTCAAGCAGAGCTTTAGTCATGGGCGATCGAAGACGGTCGTTGTGGAGACCAAACGCCGTCGCGTTCTGACGCCCAAGAAAGGCGATGAGGCCAAGCCGGAAGCAAAAGAATCCGAAGCGCCTGAAAAAAAATCAGCTCGGCCCATCGTGAAACCCGCAGCCAAGCCGAAGGCGAAGGAAGCCGAAAAGCCGGACGAGGCAGACGACAAGAAGCAGGGTTCGGTTTTAAGAACGCTATCCGATGATGAAAAACAGGCGCGGGCCGAAGCGCTGGCGACGGCGCGGCGAGAACAACAAGCGCGCGCCAAACGCGAGGCGGCTGAGCGTGCCGAACGCGAGGCGCGCGAAGCCGAAGAGCGCACCAAGCTCGAAGAAGACCGCAAACGCCAGGCGATAGAAGAAGAAAAGCGCGCCAAAGAGGCCGAAGCGCGCCGTAAGGCTGAAGAAGAAGCCCGCGAGGCGCTTGAGGAAGAAGAGCGTGAGCGCAAAAAGCGTAACGCGGCGAAAGCAGATGCGCGCGCGAAGGGCAAGGAACCGGAAGCCGAGCGGCAAGCTGATGCCGACCCAGACAATCCGCTGGCCCAGCTTGGCGGTCGCCTCAAAACCCGACGCAAGGGCGGTGATGATCGCCGTGACACCAGCAAGGCCAAGGAATCACCGCGCCGGCGTTCGGGCAAATTGACCATCGCCAACGCGCTGGACGATGAAGAGCGTCAACGCTCGCTTGCATCGGTGAAGCGCGCCCGTGAACGTGAAAAACAGGCTCGCCAGCAGCGCGCCGGCGGCGGCGCCCGTGTAGTGCGCGACGTCATCATTCCGGAAACGATCACGGTTCAGGAACTGGCGGCGCGGATGTCCATGCGTGCGGTCGATCTGGTCAAGGAACTGATGAAACAGGGCCAGATGGTCACCGCGAATGCAACGCTAGACGCTGATACGGCGCAACTTGTCGCCGAAGATCTCGGACACGCGGTGAAACGGGTCTCCGAAGCCGATGTCGAGGAAGGTCTCGGCGGCGCGGCGGACACGGACGCGGACATGAAATCGCGTCCGCCGGTCGTCACCATCATGGGACACGTCGATCACGGCAAGACATCTCTGCTCGACGCCTTGCGTCAGACTGATGTGGTCGCTGGCGAGGCGGGCGGCATCACCCAGCATATCGGTGCTTATCAGGTTGATCTTGGCAATGAACGCAAGATCACGTTCCTTGATACGCCAGGCCACGCTGCGTTTACACAAATGCGCGCGCGCGGCGCCAAGGTGACGGACATCATTATTCTCGTTGTGGCGGCGGATGACTCCATCATGCCGCAAACGGAAGAAGCGATCAGCCACGCCAAGGCCGCCGGCGTGCCGATCATTGTCGCCATAAACAAAGTCGACAAACCCGATGCCGATCCAAACAAAGTGCGTACGGACCTCCTGCAGTATGAAATTCAGGTGGAAAGCATGGGCGGCGACGTGCAGGACGTGGAAGTTTCCGCACTGAAGAAAATGAATCTCGACGGATTACAGGAAGCGATCCTGTTGCAGTCGGAACTTCTGGAGCTGAAAGCCAACCCGGACCGTCCCGCCGAAGGCGCGGTGGTCGAAGGCCGCCTCGATAAAGGCCGCGGCGCCGTTGCAACCATGCTCGTCGAGCGCGGCACCCTGAAGCGCGGCGACATCATGGTTGTCGGTTCCGAATGGGGCAAGGTGCGCGCCATGTCTGACGACAAGGGCGCCCAGGTGAAAGAAGCGGGTCCTGCTTATCCGGTTGAGATTTTGGGACTTAATGGCGTGCCGGAACCGGGCGACACGTTCCACGTGGTCGAATCGGAAGCACGTGCGCGGGAAATCGCCGAGTTCCGTCAGCGCCAGCGCCGCGAAAAAGCAGCGGCGAAATCGTCGGGCACTTCGCTCGAACAGATGATGGCGCAGTTGCAGGATTCAGAAATCAAGGAAATGCCGATCGTCATCAAGGGTGATGTGCAAGGCTCTATCGAAGCGATTGTTGGTGCGCTCGATAAGATGAGTACGGATGAAGTGCGCGTGCGCGTCCTTCATACCGGCGTCGGCGGCATTTCCGAAAGCGACGTCATTCTGGCCGAGGCGTCAAACGCGCCGGTGATCGGTTTCAATGTCCGCGCCAACAAACAGGCCCGTGACGAAGCGGAACGATCCGGCGTTGAGATTCGCTATTATTCGGTGATCTACGACCTGATCGACGACATCAAGGCGGTTCTCTCCGGCATGCTTGATCCGGAACTGCGCGAAACATTCCTCGGCAACGCCGAAATCCTCGAAGTCTTTTCGATTTCGAAGCACGGCAAGGTTGCGGGTTGCCGCGTTTCCGAAGGCAAGGTCGAGCGCGGGGCGAAAGTTCGCCTTATCCGCGATGATGTCGTTATTCACGAAGGCGAGCTGTCGCAGCTCAAGCGGTTCAAGGACGACGTCAACGAGGTGCCCGCCGGGCAGGAATGCGGCATGAGCTTCGCCAACTACGAAGACATGAAAGCCGGTGATGTCATCGAATGCTTCCGCGTCGAGAAAGTAACGCGGACGCTTTAG
- a CDS encoding 2OG-Fe(II) oxygenase → MVNGLEADIERLDAFAAQNRDAYDAGDPFPHIAIEDFVHPEVIEGVLKEVEAGDETGWSQMDDRFQKKHACNSTRAMGPKTRALIQFLNGQEVIMFLEKLTGIEGLVPDPFLAGGGLHQLRDGGFLGVHADFNFQKHMRLDRRINLLLYLNKGWEEDWGGNLELWDTDMKHCVKRYAPSFNRCVIFNTTDKSFHGNPQPVKTPDGRVRRSIAMYYYTNGRPDGEVSGAHMTLFQYRPGEGSAADRGKRLLKRFVPPIITDWLDDRRNR, encoded by the coding sequence ATGGTGAACGGCTTGGAAGCGGATATTGAACGCCTCGATGCTTTTGCGGCTCAAAACCGCGATGCTTATGACGCCGGCGACCCTTTTCCGCATATCGCCATCGAAGATTTTGTTCACCCCGAGGTGATTGAGGGCGTTCTCAAGGAAGTTGAGGCGGGTGACGAAACCGGCTGGTCGCAAATGGACGACCGGTTTCAGAAAAAGCACGCCTGTAATTCTACGCGCGCCATGGGGCCAAAAACCCGCGCGCTTATTCAATTTCTGAACGGTCAGGAAGTTATCATGTTCCTGGAGAAGCTGACCGGCATTGAAGGGCTTGTGCCAGACCCTTTTCTCGCTGGCGGCGGTTTGCACCAGTTACGCGACGGCGGATTTCTTGGCGTTCATGCAGACTTCAATTTTCAAAAGCACATGCGGCTCGACCGGCGCATCAACCTTCTTCTTTATCTCAACAAGGGTTGGGAAGAGGATTGGGGCGGCAATCTCGAGCTTTGGGATACGGACATGAAGCATTGCGTAAAGCGCTATGCGCCGTCGTTTAACAGGTGCGTCATTTTCAATACGACGGACAAAAGCTTTCACGGGAACCCGCAACCAGTGAAAACGCCGGACGGGCGCGTTCGCCGTTCGATTGCGATGTACTATTACACTAACGGGCGGCCGGACGGCGAAGTTTCCGGCGCGCATATGACGCTGTTTCAGTATCGTCCGGGAGAAGGGAGCGCAGCCGATCGCGGCAAGCGCTTATTGAAACGTTTCGTGCCGCCGATCATTACAGACTGGCTGGACGATCGGCGGAACCGCTAA
- a CDS encoding helix-turn-helix domain-containing protein encodes MTKQKAASKKDNPHPVDIHVGSRVKLRRMVMGVSQDTLGKAMGLTFQQIQKYEKGVNRISASKIYELSHQLEVPIQYFFEDYADGPGYTYGFAEGEAGDPFMQLVQSPEGIQLCRCFASIKDPEVKKKVLDLVKSIAESENDDAS; translated from the coding sequence ATGACGAAGCAGAAAGCGGCGTCAAAAAAAGACAATCCGCATCCGGTGGACATTCACGTAGGATCGAGGGTCAAGCTGCGGCGCATGGTGATGGGCGTCAGTCAGGACACGCTCGGCAAAGCCATGGGGCTGACTTTTCAGCAAATTCAAAAATACGAAAAAGGCGTCAACAGGATCAGCGCCAGCAAAATATATGAGCTTTCTCATCAGCTTGAGGTGCCGATCCAGTATTTTTTCGAAGACTACGCGGACGGCCCCGGCTACACCTACGGTTTTGCGGAAGGCGAGGCGGGCGATCCATTCATGCAACTGGTGCAGTCGCCTGAAGGCATCCAGTTGTGCCGCTGCTTTGCAAGCATCAAGGACCCGGAAGTCAAAAAGAAAGTTCTCGACTTGGTCAAATCAATTGCAGAGTCGGAAAATGATGACGCCTCATAG
- a CDS encoding RNA-binding protein has translation MRCVRRKRNRKTRRPRLKQPHEVSQSGRRKQPERRCVATGEALTPQTGLRFVLSPDGLLAPDFSGKLPGRGAWLSPNRAALEAAVKKGAFSRSFKAPATAPEGLADRVEAGLTKAALSALGLARKAGEATTGFEKARAALERKNVAVLINARDAGVDGKRKLARLATGVEIVNQFAATELAAALGRDEPTVHVVLKEGNAAQRFLAAAKKLNGFRDDDETGCVKVTAQAVKTG, from the coding sequence ATGCGATGCGTGCGGAGGAAGCGGAACAGGAAAACGAGGAGGCCGAGACTGAAGCAACCGCATGAGGTCAGCCAGTCCGGGCGACGCAAACAGCCCGAGCGACGATGCGTGGCGACGGGCGAAGCGCTTACCCCGCAGACGGGTCTGCGTTTCGTCTTGAGCCCTGACGGCCTGTTGGCGCCTGACTTTTCGGGCAAGCTTCCTGGGCGCGGCGCCTGGCTAAGTCCTAACCGGGCGGCGTTGGAAGCGGCGGTGAAAAAAGGAGCTTTTTCGCGCTCTTTCAAAGCGCCGGCTACGGCGCCTGAGGGGCTTGCCGACCGAGTCGAGGCAGGATTGACCAAAGCGGCGTTGTCGGCGCTGGGCTTGGCGCGAAAGGCGGGTGAGGCGACGACAGGGTTTGAAAAAGCCCGTGCGGCGCTGGAGCGCAAAAATGTTGCGGTGCTGATTAATGCGCGCGACGCGGGTGTGGACGGGAAGCGAAAACTCGCGAGGCTGGCGACGGGTGTTGAGATCGTGAACCAATTCGCTGCGACAGAACTGGCGGCGGCGTTGGGGCGGGATGAACCAACTGTTCATGTCGTGCTGAAGGAAGGCAATGCGGCGCAACGATTTCTTGCCGCCGCGAAAAAGTTAAACGGGTTTCGTGATGATGACGAAACCGGGTGCGTAAAAGTGACGGCGCAAGCCGTCAAAACTGGCTGA
- the trmB gene encoding tRNA (guanosine(46)-N7)-methyltransferase TrmB, translating into MTDTKYIPRLYGRQQDKPLKPRQARLMESLLPRIAMPDPEAGALDLSALFPQAEEIQLEVGFGGGEHLAWQAAHNPEAGFIGAEPFVNGVGKLLSAVDDAKLGNVRIHFGDARPLIEALPGASLSRIYVLHPDPWPKKRHHKRRMVSPWFFEEAARLIKPGGELRIASDIRDYIRWTLMHARNAEGFEWTAECASDWKIRPDDWPQTRYEAKSIREGRKPCYLQFRRL; encoded by the coding sequence ATGACCGACACGAAATACATTCCCCGTCTCTACGGACGCCAGCAAGACAAGCCGTTAAAGCCGCGACAGGCGCGGCTGATGGAAAGTTTGCTGCCGCGCATTGCGATGCCTGATCCGGAAGCGGGCGCATTAGACCTTTCGGCGCTTTTTCCGCAGGCGGAGGAAATCCAGCTTGAGGTGGGCTTTGGCGGCGGCGAACATCTTGCCTGGCAGGCGGCGCACAACCCAGAGGCAGGCTTTATAGGCGCGGAACCGTTCGTCAATGGCGTCGGAAAACTCCTCAGCGCTGTTGACGATGCGAAGCTTGGGAATGTCCGTATTCATTTTGGTGACGCGCGGCCTTTGATCGAGGCGCTTCCCGGCGCGTCTCTTTCACGGATTTACGTGCTTCATCCCGATCCATGGCCGAAAAAACGCCACCACAAGCGGCGCATGGTCAGTCCGTGGTTTTTTGAAGAAGCAGCAAGGCTTATCAAGCCGGGCGGGGAGCTTCGCATAGCGTCTGATATTCGCGATTATATCCGCTGGACGCTCATGCACGCACGCAATGCAGAAGGGTTTGAATGGACAGCTGAATGCGCATCCGATTGGAAAATCCGACCTGATGACTGGCCGCAGACCCGATATGAAGCCAAGTCCATACGCGAGGGACGCAAGCCCTGTTATCTGCAATTCAGGCGGCTTTAA
- a CDS encoding DUF2937 family protein has product MGRLLAFLLGVAGAVLGSQGPGFTLQYMQNLEGRIDELRPIVEEFDGNIAQYGYTRDQAMSECRTAAGLLDALCKTYVTAVQRYELLVAHKEQLDASTETVRPLVLARSFIPDVAESVRGEFKPAVPVTTDGLIYAGGGFALLWGGGSFLFGLLGAMFGGGRRYA; this is encoded by the coding sequence GTGGGTCGTTTGCTTGCATTTCTGTTAGGGGTCGCCGGCGCAGTTCTGGGCTCGCAAGGGCCGGGCTTCACGCTGCAATATATGCAAAACCTTGAAGGTCGTATCGACGAGCTACGACCGATCGTTGAGGAATTCGACGGCAATATCGCGCAATATGGATACACTCGCGATCAGGCCATGAGCGAATGCCGCACAGCAGCCGGCTTGCTCGACGCTTTGTGCAAGACGTACGTAACTGCTGTTCAGCGTTACGAACTTCTAGTGGCGCATAAAGAACAACTCGACGCGTCCACAGAAACGGTTCGTCCGCTTGTGCTGGCGCGCAGTTTTATTCCTGATGTTGCAGAATCCGTGCGCGGAGAATTCAAGCCGGCCGTGCCGGTGACCACCGATGGTCTTATTTACGCAGGCGGCGGCTTCGCGCTTTTGTGGGGCGGCGGATCGTTCCTGTTCGGCTTGCTTGGCGCCATGTTTGGCGGCGGGCGGCGATACGCGTAA
- the ttcA gene encoding tRNA 2-thiocytidine(32) synthetase TtcA, whose product MADGPVIENSGDAAGVLPRIYSHAPSSVSFKKLRKRLLRQTQEAIARYGMDKPRADGVPQNWLVCLSGGKDSYTLLAALMDLKWQGALKAELIACNLDQGQPGFPKHILPDYLNNLGVEHRIVTEDTYSIVTDKVPENKTYCSLCSRLRRGILYRVAREEKCDAIVLGHHRDDALETFMMNLFHGGRLASMPPKLVNDEGDLFVLRPLILCAEDDIEKFSTALKFPIIPCNLCGSQEGLQREAMKQMLNDWEQKRPGRREVMFRALQNVRSSHLADERIWDFENLVSKAGDAQ is encoded by the coding sequence ATGGCTGACGGCCCTGTCATTGAAAATTCTGGCGATGCTGCGGGCGTGCTTCCGCGCATCTATAGTCACGCGCCGTCGTCTGTGTCGTTCAAAAAATTGCGCAAACGGCTGCTGCGCCAGACGCAGGAGGCGATTGCGCGCTACGGCATGGACAAGCCGCGCGCTGACGGCGTCCCGCAAAATTGGCTTGTTTGTTTGTCCGGCGGCAAGGACAGTTACACGCTGCTCGCCGCGCTGATGGATCTCAAATGGCAGGGCGCGCTGAAGGCCGAACTGATCGCCTGCAATCTTGATCAGGGTCAGCCCGGTTTTCCGAAACATATTCTGCCGGACTATCTGAATAACCTCGGAGTCGAGCACCGGATTGTCACCGAGGACACCTATTCCATCGTCACGGACAAAGTGCCGGAGAACAAGACCTATTGTTCATTATGTTCGCGCCTGCGCCGTGGCATTCTCTACCGTGTGGCGCGTGAGGAAAAGTGCGACGCCATCGTGCTTGGCCATCATCGCGATGACGCGCTTGAAACCTTCATGATGAATCTCTTTCACGGCGGTCGGCTCGCATCGATGCCGCCGAAGCTGGTGAATGACGAAGGCGATTTGTTCGTTCTGCGCCCGCTCATCTTGTGCGCTGAAGACGACATCGAGAAATTTTCAACCGCGCTGAAATTCCCGATCATCCCCTGCAATCTTTGTGGCAGTCAGGAAGGGTTGCAGCGCGAAGCGATGAAACAAATGCTCAATGACTGGGAGCAAAAGCGCCCCGGCCGGCGGGAAGTGATGTTTCGCGCGCTACAGAATGTCCGTTCCAGTCATCTGGCGGATGAGAGAATTTGGGATTTTGAAAATCTCGTCTCCAAAGCGGGTGATGCGCAATAG